Proteins found in one Butyrivibrio proteoclasticus B316 genomic segment:
- a CDS encoding PIN domain-containing protein, with translation MDFTANQFNDFSDVLAVMDDERSGFRGSHFEIVSKTAYLLGVHKKFFESDKILLKLDIYNELEKDKRARIIRNLCHLRTQLEHNFLKVCNGIQHDGLSIMTMPEYMPPEAMKSLSDDGIDIYTNLTDPTPFMINLNSNIKARINNCRVLFPAWLKWEYLADIFIMPDGLTPQGTKRAAEFFYANIDFYPFKVYMNWPAKRDGNILYDDKKFVTRLYQWNNDEFTELNLVSDASDRTKDNIHTVIENSSKCVFVVDCENSDPYRLCAAIKGLDQNKASKITKIILYDDVHTTSAWEILEDYTHIPTEYIMIERVMESKSLTDIKVTARICQEHYSNGVDTFILASSDSDYWGLMEEMPNVNFLIMAEREKCGASFKDTLKQHDIPYCYIDSFYAGDASDLKKDALQREIDKTLSAALNLNINDIMQDALIKTRIRLTEEEIKSFINRRLKNQIDLIVTDEGDVKLEYRAIKH, from the coding sequence ATGGATTTCACAGCAAACCAGTTTAATGATTTTTCTGATGTTCTAGCAGTAATGGATGATGAGCGCAGCGGATTTAGAGGTTCGCATTTTGAAATTGTTTCAAAAACAGCATACCTTCTTGGAGTACATAAAAAATTCTTTGAATCCGATAAGATTCTACTAAAGCTGGATATATATAATGAGCTTGAAAAAGACAAGAGAGCAAGGATCATAAGAAATCTTTGCCATTTACGGACCCAGCTTGAACATAATTTCCTTAAGGTATGCAATGGTATTCAGCATGACGGGCTAAGTATAATGACCATGCCAGAATACATGCCCCCGGAAGCCATGAAAAGTCTTTCAGATGATGGAATAGACATTTATACCAATCTTACTGACCCAACGCCATTTATGATAAATCTAAACAGCAATATAAAAGCCCGCATCAATAACTGCAGGGTTTTATTTCCCGCATGGCTTAAATGGGAATACCTTGCTGATATTTTTATAATGCCGGATGGTCTGACTCCTCAGGGTACCAAAAGAGCAGCTGAATTCTTTTATGCAAATATCGATTTCTATCCTTTTAAGGTTTATATGAACTGGCCTGCTAAGAGGGATGGCAATATCCTTTATGATGATAAAAAGTTTGTTACAAGACTGTACCAGTGGAATAATGATGAGTTCACGGAACTTAACCTTGTATCCGATGCAAGCGACAGAACCAAGGACAACATCCATACGGTCATTGAAAACAGTAGCAAATGTGTATTTGTGGTGGACTGCGAAAATTCTGATCCATACAGACTGTGTGCTGCAATAAAAGGACTTGACCAGAATAAGGCATCAAAGATAACAAAAATAATACTTTATGATGACGTGCATACTACATCAGCTTGGGAAATACTTGAAGATTATACGCATATTCCCACAGAGTACATCATGATCGAAAGAGTCATGGAGAGCAAGTCTTTGACGGATATAAAGGTTACAGCAAGAATATGTCAGGAACACTACTCTAATGGAGTTGATACATTTATCCTCGCATCCAGCGATTCTGATTACTGGGGCCTGATGGAAGAGATGCCAAATGTAAATTTTCTTATCATGGCGGAACGTGAAAAGTGTGGAGCAAGTTTTAAAGATACGCTCAAACAGCATGATATACCTTATTGCTATATAGATAGTTTTTATGCTGGAGATGCTTCAGATCTTAAGAAGGATGCTCTTCAAAGAGAAATTGATAAGACGTTATCTGCTGCCCTTAATCTCAATATAAATGATATTATGCAGGACGCACTCATTAAAACAAGGATCCGTCTGACAGAAGAAGAGATTAAATCATTCATAAACAGAAGACTCAAAAACCAGATAGACCTTATCGTTACAGATGAGGGCGAT
- a CDS encoding HU family DNA-binding protein, whose protein sequence is MEGTMNKTELIDAMAKATGLSKKDAGKALDALTGTVSKELKKKGKVQLVGFGTFETVKRAARTGKNPQTGAAIKIPASIAPKFKAGKALKDAVNKK, encoded by the coding sequence ATGGAGGGTACTATGAACAAAACAGAACTCATCGATGCTATGGCAAAAGCAACCGGACTTTCAAAGAAAGATGCTGGTAAGGCGCTTGATGCTCTTACAGGAACAGTTTCTAAGGAGCTTAAGAAGAAGGGTAAAGTTCAGCTTGTAGGTTTCGGCACATTCGAAACAGTTAAGAGAGCAGCTAGAACAGGTAAGAATCCTCAGACTGGCGCAGCTATCAAGATTCCTGCATCTATCGCGCCTAAGTTCAAGGCTGGTAAGGCTCTTAAGGATGCTGTTAACAAGAAGTAA